The genomic DNA GAACATTCTGTTACGTTTGTGAAAGCGCCCCTAATCGGGCCAAAGGTGGGTTTTTCCTGAAATAGCGATAAATCCGCCGATTCACAAGAGCTTTTTGAATTTCATGCAAATTCAGCCCATTTAAAACAGCCCGTAAAACAGCCCGCAACCTAAAACGGCTTGACCACCACAAGGATGACAATCCCAACCATTATCACCGCAGGAACTTCATTGATAATGCGGAAATAACGCTCAGAGTGCCGGTTCTGATCGGAAGCAAACTGCTTCACATGCCACGCCAGCCGAAAATGCACTGCGCTCATCAGGATCACCAGCAGCAACTTGCCATGCAGCCAATAGGTACCGTCACCCAGATAGCCGCCAGCCCCAATCAGATAGAGCCCCAACGCCCAGCTGACAAGCATCGCCGGCGTCCCGATTCCGCGTAACAACCGCCGTTGCATGATCTTGAAGGTTTCCGATTGCTCACTCCCGGCCGCCGCTGAACAATGATACACCATCAACCGTGGCAGGTAGAGCAATGTCGCCATCCACGAGATCACCGCTAAAATATGGAAAGCCTTCAGCCACAAATACATCTGAAATTCCTAACCCGCACGAACCTGTTCAATCATCGCTGATACGTGATCCACCGGGGTTTCCGGGGTAATACCATGTCCCAGATTGAACACAAACCGCGCACCTTTGGCAGCGTCCAGAATATCGCTGATCCCCTCATGCAGGGCGGTACCTCCAGCCACCAGCCGGGTCGGATCAAGGTTACCCTGCAAAACCACACTGGAACTCAACTGCTGTTTCGCCAATGCCATCGGATAGGTCCAGTCAAGCCCGACACAATCAATCCCGGTCTCCCTCACGTAACGCTCATAATGCAGAGAAGCGCCCTTCGGAAACCCAATCACGGGCGTGCCGGGATGACGTGCTTTCACACCGGCAACAATCTGTTTCATTGGCTCAAGGCAAAACTCGATAAAATCAGCTTCTCCAAGAATCCCCGACCAGCTGTCAAACACCTGAACCGCATCTGCGCCGGCCTCAATCTGTGCCGACAGATACTCAATCGACATCGCGGTCAGCACTTCAATCAGATCACGAAACTCCGCCCTGTATTTATGAACAAAAACCCGTGTCGGAGCCTGATCCGACGTCCCCCGCCCAGCCACCATATATGTCGCAACCGTCCAGGGCGCACCGCAGAAACCAAGCAATGTGGTCTCTGCCGGCAACGCAGCGCGAATATCACTGACCGCCTGCAAAACCGGTTGCAGGTGATCCAAAGCCCCATTCAGGCTAAGCGCTACAATTTCTCCAGGATTGATCGGATCCAGCCGCGGCCCGACACCACTTTCAAAACTGACTTTGCGGCCCAACGCATCCGGCACAACCAGAATGTCGGAAAACAGGATTGCGCCGTCAAACCCAAACCTGCGGATCGGCTGCAGCGTGACTTCTTTGGCAAATTTCGGCGAATAGCACAAATCCAGAAATGAACCCGCTTCCGCTCTGGTCTTCCTGTATTCAGGCAGATATCGTCCAGCCTGACGCATCATCCAGATCGGAGGCGGCCAAAGCGCATCGTCTTCAGGGCCACTTTGTAAAACCTGCAGCAGGCACTTGTTCATAGATGATCCGATAGGCCACCGGGGCAGTGGCAAAGGTTTGAATTTCCGACTTGCGACAGCGTTCTGTCTAGCACAGGCGCTGATCGTTTCATTCCCCAAAAATTCCCTAATAAAGTCTTAATTTCTTATTGTTTATATTATTTGTCTGTGAGTAACGGGGATTCAATGACACTCACACTTTTCCCGGCTCTTACCTGAAATTATCTCATCTTTCAAAGCGGCTATAACCCCAGCCTGAATTCCCCGAACACTGAGGAGATCAAATTTCACAATCATTAACAAAACCTTAACCGCCACTTCAAATCGAATAAATTGTGGAATAAAGTTGGACAAACCTGCACAACTCTTTATCCCCGCACTTCATCCGGTGAAACCGGGAATTTTACACAGAGCACAATTTGTTAATCTATTATTAACCATCGGCAACAAGCTGCGCCGCTGGACATTTCGCCAGGACTTCTCCAAAACTCATTCATGATTCGTCAACAGGGTTCGCCCACAGTTTGTGGATATCTTACGTGAAAAAATCCACCTTCTTCCATCTGCACCTGGTCTCGGACGCCACCGGTGAAACTTTGATCAATGTCGGCCGTGCGGCTGCCGCGCAATATGATTCCGCCCAGGCGCGGGAGCATATCTACACTATGGTGCGCAGCGAAAAAGATATCACGAAGGTGGTAGCCGAAATCGAAACCGCACCGGGCATCGTCCTGTATACTCTGATCGAGCCGGAACACGCAGCCATGCTGGAGGAGAGCTGCCGCGAGCTCGGCGTTCCGGCGCTGTCGGTTCTGGACCCGATTCTAAGCTTGTTTCAGACCTATCTCGGAGCCAAATCAGCCAAGCGGGCAGGGGCGCAACATGCGCTTGATACCGAGTATTTCCGCCGCATCGATGCTCTGAACTTCACCTTGTCCCATGATGATGGCCAGCTCAGCAACGAGCTTCATGAAGCTGACGTCATCCTTCTGGGAATCAGCCGCACATCGAAGACACCAACCTCGATTTATCTGGCAAATCGCGGCATCAAGGCGGCCAATATTCCGCTCGTTCCCGACGTTCCGCTGCCTGATGCCCTCGACAAGATGTCAACCGCGTTCATAGTCGGACTGATTGCCAGTCCCGACCGGATCGTGCAGATTCGCCAGCACCGACTTTTGTCGATCAATGCGGATACGAAGGACACAGCCTATATCGACAAACACGCAGTGGCCGAAGAAATTGCCCTGACGCGCCGGCTGTGTGCCCGCCGTGGCTGGCCGATTATCGATGTCACGAGGCGATCGATCGAGGAAACCGCCGCCGCAATTCTGACGCTGTACAACACCCACAAGACAAGACAGGAAACACCATGACAACCACTTATGGGGAATTTCAGCACGCCCCTCTTGTCCTCGCCTCCAAAAGCCCGGCGCGCGCGGGCCTGTTGCGCGCTGCCGGTCTGAAAATAACAACAGCCGAGGCCGATATCGACGAGCGCAGTGTCGAGGCCGCCGTCGGAAGCGACCTTGAAGGCGAGGATCTTGCTCTGATCCTGGCTCAGGCCAAAGCTGCTAATGTCGCGCCCCAATTCGCTGATACCCACATCATAGGCGCAGATCAGACCCTGACTTGCGAGGGTCGGATTATTCACAAAGCCGAGGATGATCAGGACCTGCGCAAGAAACTGCTGTGGCTCAGCGGCAGGACGCATACTCTCAGCGCCGCGCTGGTGGTTGTGTATAATGGCGAGACGGTCTGGCAGCATACTTCCCAGGCCCATATGACAATGCGCATATTAACGCCCGAATTTGTTGGCCGATATGTCGCAGCAACCCGCCCGGATTCGCTCGACAGTGTCGGAGGGTATCAGCTGGAAGGTCCCGGCTCACAATTGTTCGACAGCATAGATGGTGATTATTTCACCATTCTCGGATTGCCGCTTCTGCCCTTGCTGGCCTGGCTGCGGTCCGAGAAAATCCTGATATCATGAGTGTTGCGGCTCCGAATCGATGACCGGGTCTCCTGACATACGAGCCTGCGTGATCGGGTTTCCCATCACCCACTCCCGTTCACCGCAGTTGCATACCTATTGGCTCGACCAATATGGCATTGATGGATGTTACGCAGCCGAATCAATTGCGCCCGACGGACTGCCGGATTTTCTGCTGTCGGTGAAGCAGGACGCAGCAGGTTATTGCGGCGGCAATGCAACCATTCCCCACAAGGAGGCTTTGCTGGCGCTGGCCGACAAGGCTGATGCGACCGCGCGAATTCTGGGTGCGGCAAACACCTTCTGGTCCGAACATGGCGCACTCCATGTCAGCAACACCGACACATACGGATTTCTCGCCAATCTGGACGCCGCAGTGCCGCAATGGGATCGGCGTCCCGCGGATATCAGCCGCAAAGCCGTCGTGCTGGGCGCCGGCGGCGCTGCACGAGCAATTGTGTTTGGTCTGATCAGCCGCGGCTTCACTGAAATCGTCCTCGCCAATCGCACACTGTCGCGAGCCGAAAAGCTGGTCGGGCATTTTGCCGCAGCCGCAGAACAGCAGAATTGCCGACTTCTGCCGTTGACACTTGCGGATGCCGAGGCCGCTCTGGTCCACACGGATCTGCTGGTCAACGCAACCAGCCTTGGTATGGTGGGTCAGGATGAGCTAGAGATTTCACTCACCCGGCTTCCGGTCAGCGCGGTCGTGACCGATATCGTCTACACACCTCTGCAGACCGGATTGCTGTCAGCTGCACAAGGCCGGGGCAACCGCACAGTAGACGGACTGGGTATGTTGCTGCATCAGGCCGTGCCCGGCTTTGAAAGATGGTTTGGCATTCGCCCGCAGGTCACAGAGGCATTGCACCGCCATATGCTGCAGGATCTATGAACGATCTCAAAACCGGGCCTCAGTCAAATCCCCCTGCCGGGCCGGGCCGGCAGGGTGGCACAACTGTGCTCGGTCTGACCGGCTCCATCGGCATGGGTAAATCAACAACGGCGGAGCTGTTCCGGCAGGAAGGCGCTGCGGTATTCGATGCCGACGCAGCAGTGCATGAGCTGTATTCCGGACCTGCCGTTTCGCCGGTCGCTGCCAGATTTCCCGATGCGCTCCGGGACGCAACGATTGATCGGGAGGCATTGGCCCGCCTTGTTGTCGGCGATCAGCAGGCTTTGTCCGATCTGGAAGCAATCATTCACCCTCTGGTGCGCCAGGCGGAGCTTGATTTCATCGCGCAGCACAAGAGCCAGGGCACAGAATTCGTCGTTCTCGATATCCCCCTTCTGTTTGAAAGCAATGGCGATGAGGTGTGTGACAAGACGGTGGTGGTCAGCGCACCGGCAAGGGTCCAGCAGACCAGGGTTCTGGCACGCAAAGGCATGACCAAGGCGCGGTTCGACCAGCTCCTGTCCCGGCAGATGAGCGATGCGGAAAAGCGCGCCAGAGCGGATTTCATTGTATCCACCGACAAGGGTCTGAAGGATGCAAAGCGCCAGGTTCTCGACATTTTGAGCCAGTTGCGCAAATGATTCACGTGAAACAATCGCCTCCACTGGACAACAGGTTCGCGAAGCAGATATGGCTTGATCCTGTCGGAGTGAACCAGCCATGCGCGAAATAGTCTTTGATACGGAGACCACAGGGCTAGACGCCCGCAAGGGCGACAAGCTGATCGAGATTGGCTGCGTGGAACTGGTCAACCGGTTTCCCACGGGAAAGACCTATCACCAGTATATCAACCCCGAGCGCGAGGTCAGCCCCGGCGCTTTTGATGTTCATGGCCTGTCCTGGGACAGTCTCAAAGACAAACCGGTGTTTGCCGATATTGCCGCCGGTTTTATGGAATTTGTCGGTGAGGATGGCATTCTGGTGGCCCACAATGCCAGTTTCGACATGGGCTTCGTCAACACCGAACTGGCGGCGATCGGCCAGTCAGCCTATCCCGATGAACGGGTCGTCGATACGCTGGTGCTGGCACGGCGCAAAAATCCGGCCGGTCCTAATTCGCTCGATGCGCTGTGCACCCGTTTCGGCGTTAACAACAACCACCGCACTTTCCACGGCGCTCTGCTTGACGCCGAATTGTTGGCGAAGGTCTATCTTGAACTGCTTGGTGGCGCACAGGCGGACCTTGGACTGAATGCAGCCAATCCCGAAGAGGGCCTTGATGAAGATGGCAATCTCTGGCATCCGAAGCCAAGACCAGACCCCTTGCCGCCGCGTTTGAGTGATGATGAGCGTGCCGCTCACGCTGTATATGTAGCGACTTTTGCTGTGGAATCGCTCTGGTCGATCTATCAGCCCCGCACCCGGCGGACGCCGCGAACCGGCCGGACATAGCGGCAAAATTCGTCCTCACTGGCCGAATACTGCGACAATCCGTTACACGTTTCTCTGCAGATGACCGGAATTTCATTTTGCATTCTCACGCGAATGCGTCAAATAATCGCCTGATCCTTCGTCTAGGCGTCTGGCTCCGGTCCCAATGTCCGGACTTGATCCTGTGCAGCAATGTTCCCGGCGTGTCGCAGGACAGCAGAAACGGAGATGGCCTTGATGGATACCGAACTGCCGGACCAGCATGCGGACAGACCTTCAAAGGAACTGGCAAAGGAGTTGGCCAGACCCGGTGCCGAGAGAACACCTATGGTTGGGCCTGCAGATAGCGGCCCGTCCGAACTTTCCGGCAAAAAGCGGATCAGACCGGTGTTTCTGCTCCTGCAGGGCATCATTGCAATCGCCATCGTATTTGGCGCCGCGCTGATCATGCTGCAGATGCTGACCGAAAAAGCCGCCCCGATGCAGCGCCCGGTGCGTGAACAGGTTTTTACGGTGGAGACAATTGCGCTGGAACGCGGCAACTTTCAGCCCGAAATTTCAGTCTTTGGAACGATCATTGCCGGTAATATTATCGAGCTGCGCAGCGAATTATCCGGCCCTTTGATCTCGGTCAATCCTTTGCTTCGCAGCGGTTCCGTCCTCAGCGCCGGTACAGAAATCGCAAGCATCGACCCATTTGAGTATCAGACGGCTCTCGCAGAAGCCGATATTGATATTCTCGATTCAGAGGCCAAATTGCTGGAAGCGCAGGCCCGGTTGTCGGCGGTCAAAGCCGATGTGACGAATACCGAAGCCCAGCTGGAACTGGCTGAACGGGATCTGGAACGGGCGCAAGCCTTGGTCGCTAAAGGATCGGCAACCCGTCAGACAGCTGACCAGCGCCAGCAGGCGCTTCTGCAGATCAGGGCAGCGCTTGATGGCGCCCGCTCGAATCTGAAGGTGGAAGAAGCAAAACTTGCGCAGCAGAAGGCAGCCATGGACCGGCTCGCGCTGAAGCGCACACGGGCACAACGCAACCTCGATCAAACCGTTCTGAAAGCACCTGCCGATGCAGTTATCGACACCGAATCGATGACTCTCGGGCAGATGGTCACCGCAAACCAGGTCGTCGCCGAATTGCTCGATCTGTCAGCATTTGAGGTCCGCTTTACCCTGTCCGACGGGCAATATGGCCGGCTCACACGCCAGGCCGATGACCAGAACGGCCAACAGACCGGTCAACAAATAGGACAACTGCCCGGAACCCGGATAAAGGTGCGGTGGACTGTCGGCTCCCGCCAGGAAACAGTCCCGGCAACGATCAGCCGGACGGCATCGACCATTGCTGCGGATCGCGGCGGTATCACTCTTTTTGCTGCCCTTGACCCATTGCCGGCAGAGACGGATTTGCGGCCAGGCGCTTTTGTTGAGGTCAGCCTGCCAGATCAGGTTTACGCCAATGCGATCAGGGTTCCCGAAGCCGCATTGTATGATGAACAGCGCATTTATGTTGCCGAAGAGGGCCGGCTGCGCTCGGTGCCGGTTTCGGTGCTGACGTTTTCCGGAACGAATGTTCTTCTGCAAGCCGATCCGGCCGATCTGGCCGGTGGCGCAAGGGTCCTGACAACCCGCATCGCCGAGGTTGGGGACGGACTGCGCGTTCGCGAAGCCGGCAGCGCAGCGCCGGAAACAGAGCGCGGCGGCAGAGGCGAGGGTGCCGGCAGAGGCGAGGGTGCCGGCAGAGGCGAGGGTGCCGGCAGAGGCGAGGGTGCCGGCAGGGGCGAGGGCGGCCGCAGAGGTGAAGGTGGTCGTCCTCGGGGCGGCCACGGCGGCGGGTCAAGATTATGAAACAGCCGCAGATCCCTGGAAACGAACCGGGCCGTCCGGCACGCAAAAGCCCTTTGCCGCGCATCGGCGCATCCTATGAATTTGCGCGAAAACGCGGCGGTCTGATCGGATTGTTTGTTCGTCACAAAAACGCAGCGAATCTGTTGATGATTCTGATGCTTCTGGGCGGCATAGCCGCGATCAGCCGGATCAATACCCAGGTCTTTCCCTCAATTGAAGTCAATTCAGTGAGCGTCATCATCAACTGGCCTGGCGCCAGCGCTGAAGATGTTGCCGAAAATATTCTGGCCAATGTGGAACCTGCCTTGCGGTTTCTGGAAGGCGTTGAGGATATGCGCTCCAATGCCCGTGAGGGGGCGGCGTCTATCCGGCTTGAACTGGAGCCCGGCACAAATCTGCAGGATACCCAGGACAAGGTGGAACAGGCACTGAATGGCATTTCCACGCTTCCCGATGAGGCGGAAACGCCCCGACTCTCGACGCCGCGGTTTTTCGATATTCTGGCCCGGCTTTCAATTTCCGGTCCGTTTCCGGAAAGTTCGCTGAAAGTCTTTGCCAGACGGATCAGGGACGATCTGCTTGGGCTTGGCATCGACAAGGTTGATTTCTCCGGTTTCCGCGACACCGAAATTGGTATTGAACTTGATGAACGCAGCCTGAGGCGCGTCGATCTGACCGTCGCGGATGTGGCTGCAGCCGTTCAGGCCAATACCCGCGACCGGCCTTCCGGCAGCCTCGATAGTGATGTGGAGCGGCAATTGCGGGTGGTGGCCGGCGATCTTGACTCCGAGGCGCTGCGTGACCTGCCGCTGCGGTCCGCAGCCAATGGCGAGACCATCCGGCTGGGCGATATCGGCCGTGTCAGAATGGGCTTCAATGACGATCAGGTGCGCGGTCTCGCCAATGGTGAAACCGGCATTGAAATGACGATCCAGACCGGAACCGGCAAGGACACGCTGCAAACCGCCGCTATATTGCAGACCTATCTGGACGAACTGAAGCCGACTTTACCGCGTAATCTGAAACTCCAGCTCTATGATCTTCGCTCCGATCGCCTCAATGACCGCATCATGCTTCTGGTGAAAAATGGCGCAACAGGACTTGCCCTCGTACTCGTCATTCTGTTCGTATTCCTCAATGCGCGGACCGCTTTCTGGGTGGCAGCAGGTATCCCGGTTGCCCTGCTTATCACCATCGGAGCGCTCTATCTGATGGGCGAAACCATCAATATGCTGTCGCTGTTTGCCCTGATCATGATGCTCGGCATCATTGTCGATGATGCAATTGTCGTTGCAGAACACACCGAAACCCGGTTCAAGAGCGGCGAACCGCCGATGATGGCGGCGGAAAATGGTGCTGGTCGCATGATGATGCCTGTCATGGCGGCGGCGCTTACAACCATCGCAGCCTTTGCACCGATCCTGTTGCTCGGCGGCACGATCGGAGCCTTTATGGGGGTCCTGCCTCTGGTCGTCATTGCGGTTCTGATTGCCAGTCTGATTGAGTGTTTTCTCATCTTGCCGGGTCATCTGGCACACGCCATGACGCGGGCCGGTCAGCGGCGTTGGTCCCACTGGCGGATGATTTTCATTGCGCTGTCCCTGCTGTCGTTGCTGACGGTGGCCAATACGCTGCCACTGCCGGGGACAGCCGGAAAGCTGCAGGCTATCATTGAAGCCTGGCCAACGCTGGCGCTGGCCGGTGTTTTCTCCGCGATCAGCCTGTTAATTGCGGTTGTGATTGAAGCTGTAGTCTATCAGCTTGCAAAGCCCCATGCCTCCGGACGCGCCGGGTTGGGCGCGCGCACACGCGCAGCCTTTGACGATGGCTTCAACCGGTTTCGCGACGGCCCCTTTGCCGCGCTGGCAGAGGCTGCCTATGCCGGGCGTTACATCACCGTCGCCTTCACAATTGCAGCGATGATTATCGCGCTGGCCTTTGTCCAGTCCGGCCGGGTCAGCTTCACATTTTTCCCGTCGCCTGAGGCGGAATCAATCGGTGCCGGAGTGGAATTCAACGCCGGCATTACACAAATAGAAGCACTGCAACGTCTCCGAATACTGGAACAGGCTCTGTTTTCAGTGGAAGCATCGCTGGCTGAACCCGGCGCGTTGATCCGCTCAAGCTTCCTGACATTGGGAAGTTCAGGGCGCAGTCGCGGCGATAATGTCGCGAGCTTTCGCGTCCAGCTGACAGCGTCGGAGGATCGCGATATCCGGACGTCTGAAATTATTTCCGAATGGCGCGCGGCAGTTCCCGATATGCCCGGGCTGAAACGCTTTGCTGTTGCGCGGCACCGCGGCGGCCCGCCCGGACGGGATATCGACGTGCGGCTGAAAGGCAGCGATCCCACAATTCTGAAAACCGCCGCGGCAGAGCTGATTGTCCTGATAAATTCATTTCCCGGTGTCAGTGGCGCCGAAGATGATCTGCCATATGGCAAGCCGGAACTGGTGATGCGTCTGAAAGACAGAGGAGCCTCGCTTGGCTTTACCGTTGACCGGGTTGGCGAACAGTTGCGCAATGCGTTTGAAGGCACCATTGCACGACGGTTTTCCAATGGGGACGAGGAAATCGCCATTCGCATCAGTGAAAAGCGTGCTCTGGAAGGCACTGCCGCCTTGCGCGAGCTGGATCTGCGCGCGCCTGACGGGCGTTATGTGCCGATCACTGAAGTGGTCAGCCTGTCGGAGCGCCAGGGCTTTGCCGCCATCCAGCGGCGCGATGGCCGCACCACCATATCGATAACAGCTGATGTCGATGACCAGGTGACCAACGCCAATGCCATTCTGGAACAGCTTGAAACCGATGGCCTGGAGGCCATCGCCACGCGCTACGGAGTGGATTACAAATTGTCCGGCCGGGCTGAAGAGCAGGACAGATCCTTCAGCGAATTGCGCCTTGGCACGGCCGCAGCGATGCTGGTGATTTACATCATTCTTGCCTGGGTCTTTGCCAGCTATACAAGGCCGCTTGTGGTGATGATGATTATCCCCTTCGGCTTTGTCGGCACGGTGTTCGGGCACTGGCTGCTTGGCTTTGACCTGACGGTCCTGTCGGTCATCGGCCTGCTCGGCCTGTCGGGCATTCTGGTCAATGATTCGATCATTCTGGTCAGCCGGCTGGAGGAACGCCTCGCCGATGGTGATGTCCCGCGCGCCGCTGCCACAGGGGCGAGTCGCGACAGGCTGCGGGCAGTGTTGCTGACATCGCTCAGTACCATTGGCGGCCTTGCGCCATTGTTGTTTGAAACCAGTCTTCAGGCCCAGTTCCTGATGCCAATGGCAATTACCATGGTGTTCGGCCTGGCCTTCGCCACCCTGCTGGTTCTGTTTCTGGTGCCCGCCCTGATTGGTGTCGGCGAGGATTTCACCCGGCTGCGCCGGACCATATATGGCAGTCCTATGAGCGCCAGAAGCGCGGCAGAATAAGCACCAGTATCGTAAAGAACTCTAGCCGTCCCACCAGCATACCCAGGATCAGCAGCCATTTGGCGGTATCGCTCAATGGCGCAAAATTGCCGGACGGTCCGATGATTTCTCCAAGTCCCGGACCAACATTTGACAGCGAGGTGGCGGCTCCTGACATGGCGGTCAGCGTGTCCAGACCAGTCAGCGACAGCAACACCGCCAACACTGCAAAACTCAAAAGATAGAGAAAGAAAAACGCCATCACCGATTGCGAGACGCTGCCCGGGATCGGTCGCCCGTTGAAGCGGCGGATGAAAATGCCATTGGGAAAGGCCAGACGATTGAGATGCTGTTTTAAATCCATGAACAGCACCTGAACGCGGAACACTTTCAGGCCGCAGGATGTTGATCCGGCGCAACCGCCGATAAAGGTGATGACAAAGAACAGGGCCACCGAAAATGGTCCCCATGCACCGTAATCATCATTGGCGTAGCCGGTTCCGGTCATGATCGAAATCACATTGAAAGCGCCATAACGCAGGCCATCCAGCCCGAAATGGGCTTCATTCCAGCTCTCATAGGCCCAGATGGCAAGAATGAACATCAGCAGAATGCCGAAAAAAGCCCGCACCTGCTGGTCCGTCCAGATTGGTTTGAGCCGGCCCTGAAACACCTGTACCCAAAGCAGAAAGGGCAGGCTGCCCGCAATCATGAACACCATTGCGATTGTATCAATCAGCGCGCTGTCGAAAAAGGCCAGCGACGTGTCCTTGGTGGAAAACCCGCCCGTGGCGACAGTTGTCATGGCGTGAAACAACGCGTCGGATAAACTCATTCCGGCAATGAAATAGGCAAAGGTGCACAATACGGTCAGGCTAATGTAGATCATG from Pararhizobium sp. IMCC3301 includes the following:
- the coaE gene encoding dephospho-CoA kinase (Dephospho-CoA kinase (CoaE) performs the final step in coenzyme A biosynthesis.), whose protein sequence is MNDLKTGPQSNPPAGPGRQGGTTVLGLTGSIGMGKSTTAELFRQEGAAVFDADAAVHELYSGPAVSPVAARFPDALRDATIDREALARLVVGDQQALSDLEAIIHPLVRQAELDFIAQHKSQGTEFVVLDIPLLFESNGDEVCDKTVVVSAPARVQQTRVLARKGMTKARFDQLLSRQMSDAEKRARADFIVSTDKGLKDAKRQVLDILSQLRK
- a CDS encoding shikimate dehydrogenase translates to MTGSPDIRACVIGFPITHSRSPQLHTYWLDQYGIDGCYAAESIAPDGLPDFLLSVKQDAAGYCGGNATIPHKEALLALADKADATARILGAANTFWSEHGALHVSNTDTYGFLANLDAAVPQWDRRPADISRKAVVLGAGGAARAIVFGLISRGFTEIVLANRTLSRAEKLVGHFAAAAEQQNCRLLPLTLADAEAALVHTDLLVNATSLGMVGQDELEISLTRLPVSAVVTDIVYTPLQTGLLSAAQGRGNRTVDGLGMLLHQAVPGFERWFGIRPQVTEALHRHMLQDL
- the hemJ gene encoding protoporphyrinogen oxidase HemJ — encoded protein: MYLWLKAFHILAVISWMATLLYLPRLMVYHCSAAAGSEQSETFKIMQRRLLRGIGTPAMLVSWALGLYLIGAGGYLGDGTYWLHGKLLLVILMSAVHFRLAWHVKQFASDQNRHSERYFRIINEVPAVIMVGIVILVVVKPF
- the hemE gene encoding uroporphyrinogen decarboxylase; translation: MNKCLLQVLQSGPEDDALWPPPIWMMRQAGRYLPEYRKTRAEAGSFLDLCYSPKFAKEVTLQPIRRFGFDGAILFSDILVVPDALGRKVSFESGVGPRLDPINPGEIVALSLNGALDHLQPVLQAVSDIRAALPAETTLLGFCGAPWTVATYMVAGRGTSDQAPTRVFVHKYRAEFRDLIEVLTAMSIEYLSAQIEAGADAVQVFDSWSGILGEADFIEFCLEPMKQIVAGVKARHPGTPVIGFPKGASLHYERYVRETGIDCVGLDWTYPMALAKQQLSSSVVLQGNLDPTRLVAGGTALHEGISDILDAAKGARFVFNLGHGITPETPVDHVSAMIEQVRAG
- a CDS encoding efflux RND transporter periplasmic adaptor subunit, with product MDTELPDQHADRPSKELAKELARPGAERTPMVGPADSGPSELSGKKRIRPVFLLLQGIIAIAIVFGAALIMLQMLTEKAAPMQRPVREQVFTVETIALERGNFQPEISVFGTIIAGNIIELRSELSGPLISVNPLLRSGSVLSAGTEIASIDPFEYQTALAEADIDILDSEAKLLEAQARLSAVKADVTNTEAQLELAERDLERAQALVAKGSATRQTADQRQQALLQIRAALDGARSNLKVEEAKLAQQKAAMDRLALKRTRAQRNLDQTVLKAPADAVIDTESMTLGQMVTANQVVAELLDLSAFEVRFTLSDGQYGRLTRQADDQNGQQTGQQIGQLPGTRIKVRWTVGSRQETVPATISRTASTIAADRGGITLFAALDPLPAETDLRPGAFVEVSLPDQVYANAIRVPEAALYDEQRIYVAEEGRLRSVPVSVLTFSGTNVLLQADPADLAGGARVLTTRIAEVGDGLRVREAGSAAPETERGGRGEGAGRGEGAGRGEGAGRGEGAGRGEGGRRGEGGRPRGGHGGGSRL
- a CDS encoding Maf family protein; translation: MTTTYGEFQHAPLVLASKSPARAGLLRAAGLKITTAEADIDERSVEAAVGSDLEGEDLALILAQAKAANVAPQFADTHIIGADQTLTCEGRIIHKAEDDQDLRKKLLWLSGRTHTLSAALVVVYNGETVWQHTSQAHMTMRILTPEFVGRYVAATRPDSLDSVGGYQLEGPGSQLFDSIDGDYFTILGLPLLPLLAWLRSEKILIS
- a CDS encoding pyruvate, water dikinase regulatory protein: MKKSTFFHLHLVSDATGETLINVGRAAAAQYDSAQAREHIYTMVRSEKDITKVVAEIETAPGIVLYTLIEPEHAAMLEESCRELGVPALSVLDPILSLFQTYLGAKSAKRAGAQHALDTEYFRRIDALNFTLSHDDGQLSNELHEADVILLGISRTSKTPTSIYLANRGIKAANIPLVPDVPLPDALDKMSTAFIVGLIASPDRIVQIRQHRLLSINADTKDTAYIDKHAVAEEIALTRRLCARRGWPIIDVTRRSIEETAAAILTLYNTHKTRQETP
- the dnaQ gene encoding DNA polymerase III subunit epsilon, coding for MREIVFDTETTGLDARKGDKLIEIGCVELVNRFPTGKTYHQYINPEREVSPGAFDVHGLSWDSLKDKPVFADIAAGFMEFVGEDGILVAHNASFDMGFVNTELAAIGQSAYPDERVVDTLVLARRKNPAGPNSLDALCTRFGVNNNHRTFHGALLDAELLAKVYLELLGGAQADLGLNAANPEEGLDEDGNLWHPKPRPDPLPPRLSDDERAAHAVYVATFAVESLWSIYQPRTRRTPRTGRT